ACCACATAAGCTCTTCTTATAAATAGTTTAAATTATTCGATCTTGTTTGATCTTTGCCACCAAATCCTTGACGGATTTCTTGACACAGGTTTTTACTATTCAAATCACCGTACTCTACACTCTCCTAAAAGACCACCTAACAATAAGGTCGAAGGATCCGATTTGAGACATGAGATCGAAGGAACAGAGAACTCATCCACAACCCCATACGCATTCCAACAGAACGGATCCACAACCATTTCACCTTTTGAAGGCACCAAATCAATATCCGAAACTGTCAAATTTACGCATGGGACGTTGTTGCTGCATCCAAAATGCATAGGAGGACTACGTCTATCGTATGTCCCTTTTATACTTTGATATACTACATCATTCACAAAAACCGCATTTGTTTTGTTAGGACAGTTTTTGCTCGTGCAATAGTACTGATCGACAATTATTGGATTTCGGACATTATCCATTTGGATATTGTCGAACGTTACACCAGAAACGGACCCGGATCCACCTTGCCATGTCTTGATCCGTACACCATTGTCGGAAAACTTGATGAACGAGTCTCTAACCGTAATATTGGAGACGCATGCACGTGAGTTTTGGTTGCCTAAACTTCCAATGCTACATAAAACATAATTATGTTAAATCATTATATTGAGACATTATATAGGGAAAATCTTTAAAGTGTATAACGTTTAAAAAAAAATATCATCATAAAATCAATATTCAAGACTTTTTTTTTTTTTTGAAAATAGCATTCATTTTGCAAGATAAAAAAATAAACTACCAACTTTTAAACTCTAATTTCAACCATCCCATAAATACTAAACTTTAGACTCTAATTATAGATCCTAAACCTAACTATTACTAAAAAGTCTTTCAAATTTTTAACAAATGTTATATTGGAAAAATTTCTCCATTATATAAAATTGAATTATAATAATGAGTAATTTTTCTTTACCTAATTCCATGGCCGCCAGGTCCGCAAGTGAGATTCAGTATATCGATATTGTATGATCCAGATCCAATGGAGACACAATCATCTCCTGAGGAAAGTTTTTAAGAATCTTTAGTGTGTTGACACTATATATGATTGAAGATAGCTATGTGTACGTTGAATATATACCGTTGGAGATAACCGAGTTATGAATCTCAACGGAGTTGGAGTTCTCGATGTGGATGCCGTCAGTGTTGGGACTTGACGGTGGAGATGTGATTCGAAGGGAGTTGATGTGAACTTCATGACATCCGTCGAATGTCATATGAAACTGCGGGCTATTTTTAATAGTCACACCTTGCATACTTAGATTTGAGCTCATGAAAAACCTCAAAGCCTGTCCACACCAAAATCTTTACATACATTATTTTAAAATTTGTAAAAATAAGAAAAATGCTTTTAAGTATTTAATGTGTTTACTTACGGCAGGGCTTTCACATGGACCAGTAAGTGCAGTCGTTTTGTTGACATTCTGTTTGAACATAACAAGTATTAAGATTCATAGGTTATACATATTTACGTTACATTACATTATCGGATGTTTTTTGTTGTTTTAAAATAGTAAATTTTCATGAAGTTCAAATTAAAACGTAACATGATATATATAGTTTTATATCAATCCTTCTAAATTACTTTTTTGTAATAATTGGATTGAAAAATGTTTACCCGGTGAGGTTTGCATGGAAGATCCCACCATTTTTGTCCGCGACCGTCGATAACTCCGTTGCCTATTAGAGCCATTCCTTTGATTCGATAAAAGACGAGCCATTGTCTTTTGTTGAAACCACTCGGCCACGATTCTGGTCCATCCCGTGGCACGATGGTCCCATCGACCTTATTAATTAAATGAAAACCACCAGAAATTAAACAATATTTGATAATCTTGTAGAAATTGAAATGACTTTGATATTTGAAAAAAAAAAATACTTGGAAGTATTGGTAAGAGCGACAAGGACCGGTGAAAATAGTGGAATGGATCACGAAAGTGAAACCGAAAGGTACAAGCAATATGGAGACAGTGTTGTTGTCCTCGTCGTTGCTACAAGCTGAATCCCAAGCTGTCTTGAACGCACCAGTGTCGTCTGTGATACCGTCCCCGACCGCACCATAGTTTCTCACATCGTGGACTACTTCTTGGTCGAGATCTTGGCAAGGAGATGGAGGCTGTGACAGGTCATCAGGGTCTGGCGAAATAGATGGAGGCTGAGATTGAGAGAAGGACGAATACGGTGGCTCTGGATATGAGTTGGGATTGTGTATGTCGTTGTAATAATGTAGTCTTGCTTCGGTTCCATAAGAGAATAGAGAGGATGTAATGAGAATTAGTGTAGTGAAACGTAGAAACGGATCACGGGAAATTTTTAACATTGTAGATTTAGGATTAACAAACTTTCTGTAATGTGATTATTCTCTCCTTTTGTTATTTTGGAAATAATTTGCAGCAGAATACAAATGTTTGGTTGCAAACATATACTGATATTTGAATTTTTATTTGAAAAAGAGAATTTTTTTTCTTCTAAATCTTAGTTAATTATTTATAAATAATGCTGATAAGCTTATCTGTACTTAGGGACAGCTCAGAGTACATATGTGGATATCTCATGTTCCTGACAAAACCCTTATTTGTAGGAAAATCATTTGCCATAAAGTAAACTGTATTTTACAGATACTATTGAATAATGCTCATATTTAGACATTATAATATCGTTTGCAACTTAAAGATTTGACTAAGTTGAATTATTTCATGTGCTCATATATTATAGCAGAAGATTGTGATTTGTGAAGGGTACCAATTCACGTGCAAACGATACTACTATTGTGATTGTGATTTTGTTTCATCTTTACAGTATGTATATACATTGAATATGTAAGATACTGCATGTACATAAAAAAGAACCGAACAGTGCCCATGTACATAAAAAAGAAGCAAGACCTTCACATCAAGCATGGTTCAAGTTTAGACTCATTGATTTAAAAAAATAAATGGGCTGAGAAAGCCTTAATGGGTAGAAAATGAAGCCCACGTTGGGTAGAAAACCTCCTCGTCTCTCTCTATCTCGAGCTCGAGCTGAGCAAAAGCTCGCTGAGAATGGCGGCGAGAAGTGGCAGTCGATGCAATTTCTGGCTTCCGAAGAAGAAAAGATCATGCGCCAATACTCGAATCGAGAGCTCCCTGTAAGTTCATGTTACTCTGAAGTGAAAAGTTTCGTTCTTTTCTTCTAATTCTCTGAAAGTAATCAATCAAACAGGTTTTGTGGAAACCATAGCCAGAGATCGGATGGTCAGTGGCTTCCATGCCCTATTGATCCTTCTCAGTGAGTTCAGTTTACTTTCCTTATAAATATAATTTTGATTTTTTCTGCTATTGTATCAACGGTTTGATTGGGTATGTTATCAGCTCTGTGTTGCAGGAGAATCTCGAAAGTCATGTAAAGAGATGTCCTTTGTTGAAACAGAACGCTGCATTGTCTGGTCAAGTGTTTTATCAAAAGGGTATTAATGCTGGAAACGAAGAAGAGGAAGAAAAGATGGGTTCTTGTTACTCTGTTGTTACATCAGAGATGAAGAGGAATCTGGTTTATAGCATGAGTGTTTCTGAGTTTCATCAGCTTATCAAGAAGATTGAAGCGGTTCATTGCAGTATACGTAATGATATTGAAGATTCGCATTTGTCACCTGAAGCTTGTAACATATGGTTTAACAAGGAGATAGATAGGTAATAATGGTTTGAAAGGTTTGTAGATTTTGCCTTTTTTTTTTACTGATGGGTTGTGATTGTTGTTGGTGCAGGAGGTTACCGTTTCAAGAGAAACATGTTTTGCAACAAGGTTCTATTCTGGGTAACTTGGAAAAGATTGGGGCATTTAAGAGATGTAACACAAATGTTGAATGTTGTGAAAAAGATGATGATGTGCCTGCGGTTGTTGAATTTGGAGCTGGGAGAGGATACTTAACGCAGATGCTAGCAGATTGCTATGGCGTCAAAAAAGTTTATTTAGTCGAGAGGAAGTCTTATAAGCTTAAGGTTTGTTTAGCTTCCTTGTTTATGTTCACTCCGTTAACTTATTTTCTCAAACTGCATTGGTCTTTACTACTTGTAGGCTGATAGGTCATTGAGGCAAAAGGAGAACTTGGTATTAGAGCGTATGAGAATCGATAGTAAGGTTTCTTTGAACCTAGTACCTTTTTTCTTGTTTTACCTGTTCCTGGTTTTGTAACCTTTTTTTTTGTGTGTGTGTGTTTCAGTTGAAGATTTGAACCTTAACGCGGTCGAATCATTACAAGGTGTTCCTTATGTGGCTGTTGGGAAACATCTATGTGGTCCTGCAACAGGTAACAAACACTGCACGCTTATCTCTTAGATCCTACAGTTTTTAGATCTCCACTTCATAATGAGTGTCTGTATTTGCCAATGTGTGTGATGATTAGATTTGAGCTTAAGATGTTGTCTATCTAGACAAGATGATGAAAGCCCTGTTCTAAGAGGTCTTGCTATCGCGACATGTTGCCATCATCTTTGCCAATGGAAAAGCTATATAAGTAAGCTCACTGTCACTGCTTCTTCTTTGGTTTATAGAACTCCTCCAGTAATATAAGAACATGGTTTTTTTTTTTGCTCTCACAGATAAAGAATATATCATTGGCATGGGGATTTCTAAAGACGAGTTCCATGCCTTGACTTGGTTCACTAGCTGGGCAGTAGATGATGATCATGGTTCCAAAGTTCCCGGTGTTGAAGGCATTGACCTTATTGCTTCAAAGGAGGAGGAAGAAGGAGACAAGGTGGAAGATGATTCTTTGAGCAGCGTTGAGGAAGTTGTGAAGAAGATGAAGCCCATGGAAAGAGCTGTTTTAGGGTTTAAGTGCAAGCAGATTATCGATGCAGGGAGGATGAAGTGGGTTAAGAAACATGGGTTGGATTCAAAGCTTGTGAAATATATTCCGGCAAGCATCTCACCGGAGAACACTTTACTGGTCGCCGGAAAGCTAAGTCCGGTTCTTGCTTGACCTTGTATTGTTGATGGTGACACAATATTTAATATTTGGTTGGTGAAGATTAGTAGATTAGTTACTGTAGTTGAATTGAAGTCATCAATTTTGATTCATAAACTTATGTGCTTGTTGTTATCTAAACCGAATCTTTAAAGAAATAATGGGTTCATATTACTTTAGCTTGTGTGACAAGTTAAATAAAAACTTATGCAACTAGTTAAACTCCAAATGCTTATTCGTAATTTGTATCAACTTTTGTAATTAGAAATAAATGATACCACATTTATAGGGTAAATTTTTCTACGGGCAAATCTCCAAAATAGCACATTTCTAAGTTTATATCACAAAAATAGTACTCAAAAACTAAAATGACCAAAATAGCACATTTCTAAATTTATTTTTTGAAAATTTTAATTTTTTTATTTTTCAAAATTTGAAATCTTATCCTCAAAACCTCAACTCTAAACCCTAAACCCTAAACTCTAAACCCTAAACCCTAAAATCTAAACCCTAAACCCTAAACTCTAAACCCTAAACCCTAAAATCTAAACCCTAAACCCTAAACTCTAAACCCTAAACCCTAAAATCTAAACCCTAAACCCTAAACTCTAAACCCTAAACCCTAAAATCTAAACCCTAAACCCTAAACTCTAAACCCTAAACCCTAAAATCTAAACCCTAAACCCTAAACTCTAAACCCTAAACCCTAAAATCTAAACCCTAAACCCTAAACTCTAAACCCTAAACCCTAAAATCTAAACCCTAAACCCTAAACTCTAAACCCTAAACCCTAAAATCTAAACCCTAAACCCTAAACTCTAAACCCTAAACCCTAAAATCTAAACCCTAAACCCTAAACTCTAAACCCTAAACCCTAAAATCTAAACCCTAAACCCTAAACTCTAAACCCTAAACCCTAAAATCTAAACCCTAAACCCTAAACTCTAAACCCTAAACCCTAAACCATAAACCCTAAACCCTAAACTCTAAACCCTAAACCCTAAACCATAAACCCTAAACCCTAAACTCTAAACCCTAAACCCTAAACCATAAACCCTAAACCCTAAACTCTAAACCCTAAACCCTAAACCATAAACCCTAAACCCTAAACTCTAAACCCTAAACCCTAAACCATAAACCCTAAACCCTAAACTCTAAACCCTAAACCCTAAACCATAAACCCTAAACCCTAAACTCTAAACCCTAAACCCTAAACCATAAACCCTAAACCCTAAACTCTAAACCCTAAACCCTAAACCATAAACCCTAAACCCTAAACTCTAAACCCTAAACCCTAAACCATAAACCCTAAACCCTAAACTCTAAACCCTAAACCCTAAACCATAAACCCTAAACCCTAAACTCTAAACCCTAAACCCTAAACCATAAACCCTAAACCCTAAACTCTAAACCCTAAACCCTAAACCCTAAACCCTAAACCCTAAATCCTAAACCCCATCCTTTAACTCTAAACTCTAAGTTTGTGACTTTTGATAAAATATTAAGTGTTATTTTTGTGACTTTTGACTTTAAGTGTTAGTTTGAGAACAAAAACTTGATTTAGTGCTATTTTTGTTTTTTTCTATTTTTCTATTCAATTAAATTTTGCTCCAGTTTCAGCTAAAAATGTGTCAATCAAGTGAACTGTCCTTTTACATACTGTAGTTACTATATACAAAATACACACTAAAATTTACTCAGAGACATTAAGTAAAATATGTTTTACTCTAGTTTATTTCTTCTTTCCTCCCACGTCATTTTACTTTCCTCTCAACTCTACCTTTTTATGTAATTTTTTTACTTTTTTTTTTTTATAATTCGTTGGTATTTGGTGAATCAAGACCAACCGACTAGTCCTTTAGGAGCATGTCCATCGGTCTCAGAAAGACCTGGTTTCGAACTTTAAGTCTGATGTACCATTCGACCATTGTGTAGTTATAATATAATTGGAGGATAAAAGGTTTCGAATATTTACTTTCTTGCCAATCACAAACCTAAGTGAAAATTTTTACCAATCAGAATCTGTAAAATTATCCAGCCGCCGTATGAGACCAATCAATCCATCATCTGTTAAGCACCCAAAAACTAGTTTTCTCACCATCTCTACTACATACACAAATGTCTTCTGCATCGATTTTCCACGTATTTTAATTTTAAGGATAAAGATCCTAACCGAGACTGCAACGTCATTACACACGTACGGATCATTAATGTTCCGTTCACACACAGTCAAACTCTTCCCCGCCATCAATCCTCGCTATAAATACGCCACTCGCTTACCACCATCGATTCATCAAATCTTACAGTTATAGCAATGGACACTCCAAGTGGCACTATCATCTTCACCACCGTTGGTCGCACTCACTACGGCTTCGACGTTTTCTCTCTCCACATCGCCTCCTCCGTCGAACGCCGTTTAACAGACGGAGTTTCCGTCAACTTCAACGCTCAGTTCGCTGACGACAACGGTAACGATATCGTATTCGTTTCGGAACGAGCTGGATCTGCCCGGATTTTCAGAAGCCGGCCCGGGAACTCCAAACCCGAGCAGCTTCCCGGAGCTCCGGAAAGCTTCTTCCACGACCGTCCAATCATCACTCAAGACAACACTCTCTACTTCATCTCCGCTCACGAGCAGCCTGATCGCCATTTCAAGAACTGGACAGCGCTTTACTCCGTGAACCCCAACAGCCAAGGGAAAGAAGTGACACGTGTCACTCCACCAGACACCGCCGACTTCAGCCCCGCGGTTTCTAAATCGGGAAAGTATTTCGCCGTGGCGTCGTACGGATCTCGCTCCTGGGGCGGCGAGTTTCACGAGATCAACACTGACATCGTTGTCTTCAAACCATCTGAGCCGGAGAAGAGAGTGGTCGTCTGCGATCGCGGCGGATGGCCGACTTGGTCCGGCGACTCAACCGTCTTCTTCCACCGCCAAGCTGACGACGGTTGGTGGAGCATTTACCAGTTTGACATACCGGAGAATCTCAATCTCTCTCCGGTCGAACCGGTCCGAGTCACTCCGCCTGGACTCCATTGCTTCACTCCTGCAGCTTTCCACGACGGAAAACAAATCGCCGTCGCGACTCGCCGCCGCGGCGTCAACCACCGTCACATCAAGATTTTCCACCTCGAGCACAAAACGTTTCAGGCGGTTACTGAGCCGCTCAACCCGAGCTT
The DNA window shown above is from Brassica oleracea var. oleracea cultivar TO1000 chromosome C3, BOL, whole genome shotgun sequence and carries:
- the LOC106330090 gene encoding polygalacturonase At1g48100; this translates as MLKISRDPFLRFTTLILITSSLFSYGTEARLHYYNDIHNPNSYPEPPYSSFSQSQPPSISPDPDDLSQPPSPCQDLDQEVVHDVRNYGAVGDGITDDTGAFKTAWDSACSNDEDNNTVSILLVPFGFTFVIHSTIFTGPCRSYQYFQVDGTIVPRDGPESWPSGFNKRQWLVFYRIKGMALIGNGVIDGRGQKWWDLPCKPHRNVNKTTALTGPCESPAALRFFMSSNLSMQGVTIKNSPQFHMTFDGCHEVHINSLRITSPPSSPNTDGIHIENSNSVEIHNSVISNGDDCVSIGSGSYNIDILNLTCGPGGHGISIGSLGNQNSRACVSNITVRDSFIKFSDNGVRIKTWQGGSGSVSGVTFDNIQMDNVRNPIIVDQYYCTSKNCPNKTNAVFVNDVVYQSIKGTYDRRSPPMHFGCSNNVPCVNLTVSDIDLVPSKGEMVVDPFCWNAYGVVDEFSVPSISCLKSDPSTLLLGGLLGECRVR
- the LOC106331382 gene encoding tRNA:m(4)X modification enzyme TRM13 homolog codes for the protein MAARSGSRCNFWLPKKKRSCANTRIESSLFCGNHSQRSDGQWLPCPIDPSHSVLQENLESHVKRCPLLKQNAALSGQVFYQKGINAGNEEEEEKMGSCYSVVTSEMKRNLVYSMSVSEFHQLIKKIEAVHCSIRNDIEDSHLSPEACNIWFNKEIDRRLPFQEKHVLQQGSILGNLEKIGAFKRCNTNVECCEKDDDVPAVVEFGAGRGYLTQMLADCYGVKKVYLVERKSYKLKADRSLRQKENLVLERMRIDIEDLNLNAVESLQGVPYVAVGKHLCGPATDLSLRCCLSRQDDESPVLRGLAIATCCHHLCQWKSYINKEYIIGMGISKDEFHALTWFTSWAVDDDHGSKVPGVEGIDLIASKEEEEGDKVEDDSLSSVEEVVKKMKPMERAVLGFKCKQIIDAGRMKWVKKHGLDSKLVKYIPASISPENTLLVAGKLSPVLA